From a region of the Arachis ipaensis cultivar K30076 chromosome B09, Araip1.1, whole genome shotgun sequence genome:
- the LOC107617976 gene encoding uncharacterized protein LOC107617976: MEDLSKYAHSPAHLAVAKRDHAALRYIVSVLPRLAKAGEVNTEAESLNAELRADEVSAVIDRRDVPGRETPLHLAVRIKDPVSADILMAAGADWSLQNENGWSALQEAVCTREEAIAAIIAKHYQPLAWAKWCRRLPRIVASAARIRDFYMEISFHFESSVIPFIGRIAPSDTYRIWKRGSNLRADMTLAGFDGFRIQRSDQTFLFLGEGYTSENGNLTLPPGSLVALSHKEKEITNALEGAGNQPTDAEVAHEVSLMSQTNMYRPGIDVTQAELVPHLNWRRQEKTEMVGNWKAKVYDMLHVMVSVKSRRVPGAMTDEELLAVEDGESMVNGENNDEYDDVLTAEERMQLDSALRMGNNDATCQDEENGVFDGHENASAASYENCEANGVVKDKKSWFGWNKKNSKGNSDEPEDPKTSKKFSALGPAGGHQRSGDQQKPSSEFQKEDPEDTKKGKDKSNKKKKKKGAANEFKSESEYKKGLRPVLWLTPDFPLKTDELLPLLDILANKVKAIRRLRELLTTKLPHGTFPVKVAIPIVPTIRVLVTFTKFEELQPAEEFSTPLSSPAYFQDAKSKESEGSSSWISWMKGARGTPTIDTDSHRYSKDEVDPFSIPSDYKWVDANERKRRMKAKRAKTRKHKKQTAAKGGDGVHLGSENVEEQQ, from the exons ATGGAAGATTTGTCCAAGTATGCTCATAGTCCTGCTCACTTGGCAGTTGCCAAGCGTGACCATGCTGCCCTAAGATATATTGTCTCTGTACTGCCCCGCCTTGCCAAGGCTGGCGAGGTCAATACAGAGGCTGAATCTCTGAATGCTGAGCTTCGAGCTGATGAGGTATCGGCCGTTATTGATCGCCGCGATGTTCCTGGTAGAGAGACCCCTCTTCATCTTGCAGTCCGTATCAAGGATCCAGTGTCTGCTGATATTTTGATGGCTGCTGGTGCTGATTGGAGCTTACAGAATGAGAATGGTTGGAGTGCTCTCCAAGAGGCTGTGTGCACCAGAGAGGAAGCAATTGCTGCGATCATTGCGAAGCACTATCAACCTCTGGCTTGGGCTAAATGGTGTCGCAGACTTCCCCGGATTGTTGCTTCTGCTGCTCGTATCCGTGACTTTTACATGGAGATTtctttccattttgagagctctGTCATTCCTTTTATTGGTCGGATTGCCCCTTCAGATACATACCGAATTTGGAAGCGTGGTTCTAATCTCCGTGCTGATATGACCTTAGCAGGTTTTGATGGCTTCCGCATACAACGATCAGACCAAACATTTTTGTTCCTTGGAGAGGGCTATACTTCAGAAAATGGCAATTTGACTCTGCCACCAGGCTCTTTGGTTGCTCTTTCCCATAAGGAGAAAGAAATCACCAATGCCTTGGAAGGAGCTGGTAACCAGCCAACAGATGCTGAAGTTGCTCATGAAGTTTCACTGATGTCTCAGACAAATATGTATAGGCCGGGTATTGATGTTACTCAGGCTGAGCTTGTTCCGCATTTGAATTGGAGGCGCCAAGAGAAGACTGAGATGGTTGGGAACTGGAAGGCAAAAGTTTATGACATGCTTCATGTGATGGTAAGTGTGAAGTCAAGACGGGTTCCAGGTGCTATGACAGATGAAGAGCTTTTGGCTGTGGAAGATGGAGAAAGTATGGTAAATGGAGAAAACAATGATGAGTATGACGATGTATTGACTGCTGAGGAAAGAATGCAATTGGATTCTGCATTACGCATGGGGAACAATGATGCCACTTGTCAGGATGAGGAAAATGGAGTCTTTGATGGTCATGAAAACGCTTCAGCAGCTTCCTATGAGAATTGTGAAGCCAATGGAGTGGTGAAAGACAAGAAGAGCTGGTTTGGTTGGaataaaaaaaactcaaaagGCAACAGTGATGAACCTGAGGATCCAAAAACCTCAAAGAAATTTTCAGCACTGGGTCCTGCTGGCGGCCACCAAAGATCTGGTGATCAGCAAAAGCCGTCATCTGAGTTTCAGAAGGAGGACCCAGAGGACACAAAGAAGGGAAAGGATAAaagcaataaaaagaaaaagaagaaaggagcAGCTAACGAATTTAAGAGTGAGAGTGAGTACAAAAAGGGTTTAAGGCCTGTTTTGTGGTTAACACCAGACTTCCCTTTGAAAACAGATGAGCTTCTGCCTCTACTTGACATCTTAGCAAACAAAGTTAAGGCTATTAggagactcagagaacttttgaCAACTAAACTTCCTCATGGAACCTTTCCTGTGAAG GTAGCTATCCCAATAGTCCCGACGATACGGGTCCTTGTCACTTTCACAAAATTTGAGGAGCTTCAACCAGCAGAGGAGTTCTCTACTCCACTATCCAGCCCAGCATACTTCCAGGATGCCAAATCTAAGGAATCCGAGGGGTCTTCTTCATGGATTTCATGGATGAAAGGAGCTCGCGGCACACCAACCATCGACACTGATAGTCACAGGTATAGTAAGGATGAAGTGGACCCTTTCAGTATACCTTCAGACTACAAATGGGTGGATGCCAATGAGCGGAAACGGCGAATGAAAGCTAAGAGAGCCAAAACCAGGAAACACAAGAAGCAAACTGCTGCAAAAGGAGGAGATGGAGTTCATCTAGGCAGTGAGAATGTGgaagaacaacaataa